The following coding sequences are from one Rutidosis leptorrhynchoides isolate AG116_Rl617_1_P2 chromosome 11, CSIRO_AGI_Rlap_v1, whole genome shotgun sequence window:
- the LOC139877057 gene encoding uncharacterized protein isoform X3, which produces MVDGKKGVLALDKKNSVKELINEFQTNCKKLSKCFPKPSLSMEAAVTTIKAVVPTIIKETCIGGAMGLFTESVYRGAVKTLSISIPSTKELADLGDYRPLIQSFLAGKNLEHVRNLAVVSGVYATVSCLSRKIRGKEDDNVETCMLASFGAGVALSLVTGMRGPSVISLGVFFALVDGAMYQAEQSLKPQPKIIVDAKKGVVALDKELINDHELQTNFKQASPVAAAAPIIDAVARCTAIPISETCVGCFFGLFTELLYKNSLKFLSLSPPSSTQLARLGEYRPLVQSFLAGASLEHVRNFAVLSSVSATITCLAKEIRGKEDVQTCIVAGFASGVAISLVTGMRGPGVISVGVICALMNGGMYKEGGEKEVGQHG; this is translated from the exons ATGGTGGATGGGAAGAAAGGGGTGTTGGCTTTGGATAAAAAGAACTCGGTCAAAGAGCTAATCAATGAGTTTCAGACTAACTGCAAAAAGTTGAGTAAATGTTTTCCCAAACCATCTTTATCTATGGAGGCTGCCGTCACTACCATCAAGGCCGTCGTACCTACCATCATCAAGGAGACCTGCATAGGTGGAGCCATGGGTTTATTTACGGAATCGGTTTACAGGGGAGCCGTCAAAACTCTTTCCATTAGTATACCATCTACAAAG GAACTTGCAGATTTAGGAGACTACCGTCCGTTGATACAATCTTTCTTAGCAGGAAAGAACCTTGAACATGTCCGTAATCTTGCTGTAGTGTCTGGTGTTTATGCAACCGTATCTTGTCTCTCGAGAAAAATAAGAGGCAAGGAGGATGACAATGTCGAAACATG TATGTTGGCCAGTTTTGGAGCTGGAGTGGCTTTATCATTGGTTACTGGTATGAGGGGTCCTAGTGTGATATCACTTGGTGTATTTTTCGCACTTGTGGATGGTGCAATGTATCAG GCCGAGCAATCATTAAAACCTCAACCAAAAATTATAGTGGATGCAAAGAAAGGGGTGGTTGCTTTAGATAAAGAGCTAATCAATGATCATGAGTTACAGACTAACTTCAAACAAGCTTCACCCGTTGCGGCTGCTGCCCCTATCATCGATGCGGTCGCTCGATGTACTGCTATTCCCATTAGTGAAACCTGCGTAGGCTGCTTCTTCGGTTTATTTACCGAATTGCTTTAcaaga ATTCCCTCAAATTTCTTTCCCTTAGTCCACCGTCTTCAACG CAACTTGCACGTCTCGGAGAGTACCGTCCATTGGTACAGTCTTTCTTAGCTGGCGCAAGCCTCGAACATGTCCGTAATTTTGCTGTTTTATCAAGTGTTAGTGCAACCATAACTTGTCTCGCCAAAGAAATAAGAGGCAAGGAGGATGTCCAAACATG TATCGTAGCCGGTTTTGCTTCTGGAGTGGCTATATCATTGGTTACTGGTATGAGAGGTCCTGGTGTTATATCAGTTGGTGTTATTTGTGCACTCATGAATGGTGGAATGTATAAG GAGGGAGGTGAAAAAGAGGTAGGACAACATGGTTGA
- the LOC139877057 gene encoding uncharacterized protein isoform X2 → MVDGKKGVLALDKKNSVKELINEFQTNCKKLSKCFPKPSLSMEAAVTTIKAVVPTIIKETCIGGAMGLFTESVYRGAVKTLSISIPSTKELADLGDYRPLIQSFLAGKNLEHVRNLAVVSGVYATVSCLSRKIRGKEDDNVETCMLASFGAGVALSLVTGMRGPSVISLGVFFALVDGAMYQAEQSLKPQPKIIVDAKKGVVALDKELINDHELQTNFKQASPVAAAAPIIDAVARCTAIPISETCVGCFFGLFTELLYKNSLKFLSLSPPSSTQLARLGEYRPLVQSFLAGASLEHVRNFAVLSSVSATITCLAKEIRGKEDVQTCIVAGFASGVAISLVTGMRGPGVISVGVICALMNGGMYKYFLMCRREVKKR, encoded by the exons ATGGTGGATGGGAAGAAAGGGGTGTTGGCTTTGGATAAAAAGAACTCGGTCAAAGAGCTAATCAATGAGTTTCAGACTAACTGCAAAAAGTTGAGTAAATGTTTTCCCAAACCATCTTTATCTATGGAGGCTGCCGTCACTACCATCAAGGCCGTCGTACCTACCATCATCAAGGAGACCTGCATAGGTGGAGCCATGGGTTTATTTACGGAATCGGTTTACAGGGGAGCCGTCAAAACTCTTTCCATTAGTATACCATCTACAAAG GAACTTGCAGATTTAGGAGACTACCGTCCGTTGATACAATCTTTCTTAGCAGGAAAGAACCTTGAACATGTCCGTAATCTTGCTGTAGTGTCTGGTGTTTATGCAACCGTATCTTGTCTCTCGAGAAAAATAAGAGGCAAGGAGGATGACAATGTCGAAACATG TATGTTGGCCAGTTTTGGAGCTGGAGTGGCTTTATCATTGGTTACTGGTATGAGGGGTCCTAGTGTGATATCACTTGGTGTATTTTTCGCACTTGTGGATGGTGCAATGTATCAG GCCGAGCAATCATTAAAACCTCAACCAAAAATTATAGTGGATGCAAAGAAAGGGGTGGTTGCTTTAGATAAAGAGCTAATCAATGATCATGAGTTACAGACTAACTTCAAACAAGCTTCACCCGTTGCGGCTGCTGCCCCTATCATCGATGCGGTCGCTCGATGTACTGCTATTCCCATTAGTGAAACCTGCGTAGGCTGCTTCTTCGGTTTATTTACCGAATTGCTTTAcaaga ATTCCCTCAAATTTCTTTCCCTTAGTCCACCGTCTTCAACG CAACTTGCACGTCTCGGAGAGTACCGTCCATTGGTACAGTCTTTCTTAGCTGGCGCAAGCCTCGAACATGTCCGTAATTTTGCTGTTTTATCAAGTGTTAGTGCAACCATAACTTGTCTCGCCAAAGAAATAAGAGGCAAGGAGGATGTCCAAACATG TATCGTAGCCGGTTTTGCTTCTGGAGTGGCTATATCATTGGTTACTGGTATGAGAGGTCCTGGTGTTATATCAGTTGGTGTTATTTGTGCACTCATGAATGGTGGAATGTATAAG TATTTTTTAATGTGTAGGAGGGAGGTGAAAAAGAGGTAG
- the LOC139877057 gene encoding uncharacterized protein isoform X1, with amino-acid sequence MVDGKKGVLALDKKNSVKELINEFQTNCKKLSKCFPKPSLSMEAAVTTIKAVVPTIIKETCIGGAMGLFTESVYRGAVKTLSISIPSTKELADLGDYRPLIQSFLAGKNLEHVRNLAVVSGVYATVSCLSRKIRGKEDDNVETCMLASFGAGVALSLVTGMRGPSVISLGVFFALVDGAMYQAEQSLKPQPKIIVDAKKGVVALDKELINDHELQTNFKQASPVAAAAPIIDAVARCTAIPISETCVGCFFGLFTELLYKNSLKFLSLSPPSSTQLARLGEYRPLVQSFLAGASLEHVRNFAVLSSVSATITCLAKEIRGKEDVQTCIVAGFASGVAISLVTGMRGPGVISVGVICALMNGGMYKVRMKGISNALKEVNI; translated from the exons ATGGTGGATGGGAAGAAAGGGGTGTTGGCTTTGGATAAAAAGAACTCGGTCAAAGAGCTAATCAATGAGTTTCAGACTAACTGCAAAAAGTTGAGTAAATGTTTTCCCAAACCATCTTTATCTATGGAGGCTGCCGTCACTACCATCAAGGCCGTCGTACCTACCATCATCAAGGAGACCTGCATAGGTGGAGCCATGGGTTTATTTACGGAATCGGTTTACAGGGGAGCCGTCAAAACTCTTTCCATTAGTATACCATCTACAAAG GAACTTGCAGATTTAGGAGACTACCGTCCGTTGATACAATCTTTCTTAGCAGGAAAGAACCTTGAACATGTCCGTAATCTTGCTGTAGTGTCTGGTGTTTATGCAACCGTATCTTGTCTCTCGAGAAAAATAAGAGGCAAGGAGGATGACAATGTCGAAACATG TATGTTGGCCAGTTTTGGAGCTGGAGTGGCTTTATCATTGGTTACTGGTATGAGGGGTCCTAGTGTGATATCACTTGGTGTATTTTTCGCACTTGTGGATGGTGCAATGTATCAG GCCGAGCAATCATTAAAACCTCAACCAAAAATTATAGTGGATGCAAAGAAAGGGGTGGTTGCTTTAGATAAAGAGCTAATCAATGATCATGAGTTACAGACTAACTTCAAACAAGCTTCACCCGTTGCGGCTGCTGCCCCTATCATCGATGCGGTCGCTCGATGTACTGCTATTCCCATTAGTGAAACCTGCGTAGGCTGCTTCTTCGGTTTATTTACCGAATTGCTTTAcaaga ATTCCCTCAAATTTCTTTCCCTTAGTCCACCGTCTTCAACG CAACTTGCACGTCTCGGAGAGTACCGTCCATTGGTACAGTCTTTCTTAGCTGGCGCAAGCCTCGAACATGTCCGTAATTTTGCTGTTTTATCAAGTGTTAGTGCAACCATAACTTGTCTCGCCAAAGAAATAAGAGGCAAGGAGGATGTCCAAACATG TATCGTAGCCGGTTTTGCTTCTGGAGTGGCTATATCATTGGTTACTGGTATGAGAGGTCCTGGTGTTATATCAGTTGGTGTTATTTGTGCACTCATGAATGGTGGAATGTATAAG GTAAGGATGAAAGGGATCAGTAATGCTCTAAAAGAAGTCAACATCTAA